From a single Sorghum bicolor cultivar BTx623 chromosome 5, Sorghum_bicolor_NCBIv3, whole genome shotgun sequence genomic region:
- the LOC110435920 gene encoding testis-specific gene A8 protein-like produces the protein MASTSATTPFSHRGSAGTVAGPQDEATRESRDHQLAAHPPPSRASALPQAAAVAATAVQAASAVAVPRAAPLTAAAAVEAPTALAVGVSPAVPRATAAAAAAPAVPSTAAAPCCCSCSSRRCYSLSSSSFFFSSSLLFRCSSSFFFFFSSST, from the coding sequence ATGGCAAGCACCAGCGCCACGACACCGTTCTCCCATCGTGGCTCAGCCGGGACGGTAGCAGGCCCCCAGGATGAAGCCACAAGGGAGTCACGGGACCATCAACTAGCAGCTCATCCTCCCCCGTCTCGAGCCTCTGCCCTTCCTCAAGCTGCTGCGGTTGCTGCGACTGCTGTTCAAGCAGCCTCTGCGGTTGCTGTTCCTCGAGCAGCTCCTCTAACTGCCGCTGCTGCAGTTGAAGCACCTACAGCTCTTGCTGTCGGTGTTTCTCCAGCTGTTCCTCGAGCTAccgctgctgccgctgctgctcctgcAGTTCCTTCTACCGCTGCTGCTCCTTGTTGTTGCTCCTGCTCCAGCAGACGATGCTACTCCCTCTcttcctcctctttcttcttttcgtcATCCCTCCTCTTCCGTTGCTCCTCctcgttcttcttcttcttctcttcctcAACATAA